In one window of Kitasatospora sp. MMS16-BH015 DNA:
- the tdh gene encoding L-threonine 3-dehydrogenase, with translation MKALVKQKAEPGLWLTDVPMPEIGPGEVLIKVLRTGICGTDLHIRKWDGWAQQTIKTPLTLGHEFVGEVAELGAGVTDIAVGDLVSGEGHLVCGKCRNCLAGRRHLCRNTIGLGVNRDGAFAEYVALPASNVWVHRVPVDLDVAAIFDPFGNAVHTALSFPMVGEDVLVTGAGPIGIMAAAVAKHAGARHVMITDVSDYRLDLARKVGVSLAVDVSKHSIEEGQQKLGMREGFDVGLEMSGRPEAMQSMIANMTHGGKIAMLGLPADDFAVDWARIVTSMITIKGIYGREMFETWYAMSVLLEGGLDLSPVITGRYPAAEFDAAFDEAASGQCGKIILDWTV, from the coding sequence GTGAAGGCACTCGTCAAGCAGAAGGCCGAGCCCGGGCTCTGGCTGACCGATGTCCCGATGCCCGAGATCGGCCCCGGCGAGGTGCTGATCAAGGTGCTGCGCACCGGCATCTGCGGCACCGACCTGCACATCCGCAAGTGGGACGGCTGGGCCCAGCAGACCATCAAGACGCCGCTGACGCTCGGTCACGAGTTCGTCGGCGAGGTGGCCGAGCTCGGCGCCGGCGTCACCGACATCGCGGTGGGCGACCTGGTCAGCGGCGAGGGCCACCTGGTCTGCGGCAAGTGCCGCAACTGCCTGGCCGGCCGTCGCCACCTGTGCCGCAACACGATCGGCCTGGGCGTGAACCGCGACGGCGCCTTCGCCGAGTACGTGGCGCTGCCCGCCTCCAACGTCTGGGTGCACCGGGTGCCGGTCGACCTGGACGTGGCCGCGATCTTCGACCCGTTCGGCAACGCCGTGCACACCGCGCTCTCCTTCCCGATGGTCGGCGAGGACGTGCTGGTCACCGGCGCGGGCCCGATCGGCATCATGGCCGCCGCCGTGGCCAAGCACGCCGGCGCCCGGCACGTGATGATCACCGACGTCAGCGACTACCGCCTCGACCTGGCCCGCAAGGTCGGCGTCTCGCTGGCCGTGGACGTCTCCAAGCACTCCATCGAGGAGGGCCAGCAGAAGCTCGGCATGCGCGAGGGCTTCGACGTGGGCCTGGAGATGTCGGGGCGCCCCGAGGCGATGCAGTCGATGATCGCCAACATGACCCACGGCGGCAAGATCGCCATGCTCGGCCTGCCCGCGGACGACTTCGCGGTGGACTGGGCCCGGATCGTGACCTCGATGATCACCATCAAGGGCATCTACGGCCGCGAGATGTTCGAGACCTGGTACGCGATGTCGGTGCTCCTGGAGGGCGGCCTCGACCTCAGCCCGGTGATCACCGGCCGGTACCCCGCAGCAGAGTTCGACGCCGCGTTCGACGAGGCCGCCAGCGGCCAGTGCGGCAAGATCATCCTCGACTGGACCGTCTGA
- a CDS encoding GNAT family N-acetyltransferase yields MEQLPPDLVDLGDLTLRRWVPERDLDSLIELIDGSLEHLRPWMPWVEQHSREATIAYLDRAETGWREGTAFNYAVVAGGRLIGNSSFFRRAPEDDPAGLEVGYWLHPAATGHGYMTRAARALTELALARPGVRYTTIVTDEANTRSGAVARRLGYVVHERNPVEPTTSGEIGIDLVWRYTPPA; encoded by the coding sequence ATGGAACAACTTCCTCCCGACCTCGTCGACCTCGGCGACCTGACCCTGCGCCGCTGGGTGCCCGAGCGGGACCTCGACAGCCTGATCGAGCTGATCGACGGCTCCCTGGAGCACCTGCGCCCCTGGATGCCCTGGGTCGAGCAGCACAGCCGGGAGGCGACCATCGCCTACCTGGACCGCGCCGAGACCGGCTGGCGGGAGGGCACCGCCTTCAACTACGCGGTGGTCGCCGGCGGCCGCCTGATCGGCAACTCCTCCTTCTTCCGCCGCGCGCCCGAGGACGACCCGGCCGGCCTGGAGGTCGGCTACTGGCTGCACCCCGCCGCCACCGGCCACGGCTACATGACCCGCGCGGCCCGTGCCCTCACCGAGCTGGCCCTGGCCCGCCCGGGCGTGCGCTACACCACGATCGTGACCGACGAGGCCAACACCCGCAGCGGCGCGGTGGCCCGCCGCCTCGGCTACGTCGTCCACGAGCGCAACCCGGTCGAGCCGACCACCTCGGGCGAGATCGGCATCGACCTCGTCTGGCGCTACACCCCGCCCGCCTGA
- a CDS encoding ATP-dependent DNA ligase, producing MDLPVMPPVDPMLAKAVPEIPPGLHYEAKWDGFRAVVFRDGEEVEVGSRTGKPLTRYFPELVAAFRRELPQRCVLDGEIVIAHDGRLHFEELLERIHPAASRVRTLAERTPASYVAFDLLALGAEKYADRPLAERRAALVEALAGARPPVFTAPATTDLELAKVWFAQFEGAGLDGVVAKPPDQPYRPGARTMYKIKHARTADCVLAGYREHKSGPVVGSLLLGLYDGAGQLQHVGVSASFPMAKRRELAEQLQVLRLDDLSGHPWAAWAEESAHESARLPGAQSRWTGGKDLSWVPLRPELVCEVAYDHMEGTRFRHTTQFRRWRPDRTPESCTYEQLEEPVGYDLAELLPGS from the coding sequence ATGGACCTCCCCGTGATGCCGCCGGTCGACCCGATGCTGGCGAAGGCCGTGCCCGAGATCCCGCCGGGCCTGCACTACGAGGCGAAGTGGGACGGCTTCCGGGCCGTGGTGTTCCGGGACGGCGAGGAGGTGGAGGTCGGGAGCCGGACGGGGAAGCCGCTGACCAGGTACTTCCCCGAGCTGGTGGCGGCCTTCCGGCGGGAGCTGCCTCAGCGGTGCGTGCTGGACGGGGAGATCGTGATCGCCCACGACGGGCGGCTGCACTTCGAGGAGCTACTGGAGCGGATCCACCCGGCGGCCTCCCGGGTGCGGACGCTGGCCGAGCGCACCCCGGCGAGCTACGTGGCCTTCGACCTGCTGGCGCTGGGGGCGGAGAAGTACGCCGACCGACCGCTGGCCGAGCGGCGGGCCGCGCTGGTCGAGGCGCTGGCCGGGGCCAGGCCGCCGGTGTTCACCGCGCCCGCGACCACGGACCTGGAGCTGGCGAAGGTCTGGTTCGCGCAGTTCGAGGGGGCGGGTCTGGACGGGGTGGTGGCCAAGCCGCCGGACCAGCCGTACCGGCCCGGGGCGCGGACCATGTACAAGATCAAGCACGCCCGGACGGCCGACTGCGTGCTCGCCGGGTACCGGGAGCACAAGAGCGGGCCGGTGGTCGGCTCGCTGCTGCTCGGGCTGTACGACGGGGCCGGGCAGCTCCAGCACGTCGGGGTCAGCGCCTCCTTCCCGATGGCCAAGCGGCGCGAACTGGCCGAGCAGCTCCAGGTGTTGCGGCTCGACGACCTCTCTGGGCACCCGTGGGCCGCCTGGGCCGAGGAGAGCGCGCACGAGAGCGCCCGGCTGCCCGGGGCGCAGAGCAGGTGGACGGGCGGGAAGGACCTGTCCTGGGTGCCGCTGCGGCCTGAGCTGGTCTGCGAGGTGGCGTACGACCACATGGAGGGCACCCGGTTCCGGCACACCACGCAGTTCCGCCGCTGGCGGCCGGACCGGACGCCGGAGAGTTGCACGTACGAGCAGCTTGAGGAGCCGGTGGGCTACGACCTGGCCGAGCTGCTGCCCGGGAGCTGA
- the ligD gene encoding non-homologous end-joining DNA ligase gives MAGAIELDVAGRAVRLSNPDKVYFPEAGVTKRELAEYYLAVAPGVLRGLRERPTTLQRFPDGIEGEWFYQKRAPKSLPDWLPTARIAFPSGRTADEICPTEPAAVLWAVNLGTVTFHPWPVRRADTEHPDELRIDLDPQPGTDFHDAVRAAHELHDLLDSHGLRGWPKTSGGRGLHVYVPLEPRWTFTDCRHAVIALGRELTKRLPGKVTTAWWKEERGETIFVDYNQMARDRTIASPYSVRARPEATVSAPLHWAELNEVNPADFTVRTMPARFAECGDLHAGMDEHAFALDPLLELYERQVRDEGAGDLPYPPDHPKMPGEPARVQPSRAKKA, from the coding sequence ATGGCAGGTGCGATCGAACTCGACGTGGCCGGGCGCGCGGTGCGGCTCTCCAACCCGGACAAGGTGTACTTCCCCGAGGCCGGGGTGACCAAGCGGGAGCTGGCCGAGTACTACCTGGCCGTCGCCCCCGGGGTGCTGCGCGGGCTGCGCGAGCGGCCGACCACGCTCCAGCGCTTCCCGGACGGCATCGAGGGCGAGTGGTTCTACCAGAAGCGGGCGCCCAAGAGCCTGCCCGACTGGCTCCCCACCGCCCGGATCGCCTTCCCCAGCGGCCGCACCGCCGACGAGATCTGCCCCACCGAGCCCGCCGCCGTGCTCTGGGCCGTCAACCTCGGCACCGTGACCTTCCACCCCTGGCCGGTGCGCCGCGCCGACACCGAGCACCCGGACGAGCTGCGGATCGACCTCGACCCGCAGCCCGGCACCGACTTCCACGACGCCGTCCGGGCCGCCCACGAGCTGCACGACCTGCTCGACTCCCACGGCCTGCGCGGCTGGCCCAAGACCTCCGGCGGCCGCGGCCTGCACGTCTACGTACCGCTCGAACCGCGCTGGACCTTCACCGACTGCCGCCACGCCGTGATCGCGCTCGGCCGCGAGCTCACCAAGCGCCTGCCCGGCAAGGTCACCACCGCCTGGTGGAAGGAGGAGCGCGGCGAGACCATCTTCGTCGACTACAACCAGATGGCCCGCGACCGCACCATCGCCTCCCCCTACTCCGTCCGGGCCCGCCCCGAGGCCACCGTCTCCGCCCCGCTGCACTGGGCCGAGCTGAACGAGGTGAACCCGGCCGACTTCACCGTCCGCACCATGCCGGCCCGGTTCGCCGAGTGCGGCGACCTGCACGCCGGGATGGACGAGCACGCCTTCGCCCTCGACCCGCTGCTCGAACTCTACGAACGCCAGGTCCGCGACGAGGGCGCCGGCGACCTCCCGTACCCGCCGGACCACCCCAAGATGCCCGGCGAACCCGCCCGGGTGCAGCCCAGCCGGGCGAAGAAGGCCTGA
- a CDS encoding PP2C family protein-serine/threonine phosphatase has protein sequence MEQLSRRSRGLLAGAYLLLVLAVVTDLLTGPTTTVSPVLASVPVLAASGTRRVHVPLIAGAIALATASLLWAQNGSLPSSVHLAAIAAIAATTLASGAHVAVVTAREQELRQVRSVAEAAQLALLRPVPARLGPLRIAVRYQAAAPEAQIGGDLYEALDTPFGVRVLLGDVEGKGLGAVETAADVLGAFREAAVAEPDLATVAERLDAAVARRAGEERFVTAVLLAVPPAPHPALLVTCGHPPPLLLTRTGQARELLPTAPSPPLGLLALTGGHYTAEPFDLRRGELLLLYTDGLSESRDTTGTFYPLATRLTDLPVPNPEALLDHLITDVTRYTGGLPTDDSALIAIRRDG, from the coding sequence GTGGAGCAGCTGAGCCGCCGCTCACGCGGACTGCTGGCCGGGGCGTACCTGCTCCTGGTGCTGGCCGTGGTCACCGACCTGCTCACCGGCCCGACCACCACCGTCTCCCCCGTGCTGGCCAGCGTCCCCGTGCTCGCCGCCTCCGGCACCCGCCGGGTGCACGTCCCGCTGATCGCCGGCGCGATCGCGCTCGCCACCGCCTCCCTGCTCTGGGCCCAGAACGGCAGCCTCCCCTCCTCCGTCCACCTCGCCGCCATCGCGGCCATCGCCGCCACCACGCTGGCCAGCGGCGCCCACGTCGCCGTGGTCACCGCCCGCGAACAGGAGCTCCGCCAGGTCCGCTCGGTGGCCGAGGCCGCCCAACTCGCCCTGCTGCGCCCCGTCCCCGCCCGCCTCGGCCCGCTCCGGATCGCCGTCCGCTACCAGGCCGCCGCCCCCGAGGCCCAGATCGGCGGAGACCTGTACGAGGCGCTGGACACCCCGTTCGGCGTACGGGTGCTGCTCGGCGACGTGGAGGGCAAGGGCCTGGGCGCCGTGGAGACCGCCGCCGACGTGCTCGGCGCCTTCCGCGAGGCGGCCGTGGCCGAACCCGACCTGGCCACGGTGGCCGAACGGCTGGACGCCGCAGTCGCCCGCCGGGCCGGCGAGGAACGCTTCGTGACCGCCGTCCTGCTCGCCGTCCCACCCGCCCCGCACCCGGCCCTCCTGGTCACCTGCGGCCACCCCCCGCCCCTCCTGCTCACCCGCACCGGCCAGGCCCGCGAACTCCTCCCCACCGCCCCGTCCCCACCGCTGGGCCTCCTCGCCCTCACCGGCGGCCACTACACCGCCGAACCCTTCGACCTACGCCGCGGCGAACTCCTCCTCCTCTACACCGACGGCCTCTCCGAATCCCGCGACACCACCGGCACCTTCTACCCCCTCGCCACCCGCCTCACCGACCTCCCCGTCCCCAACCCCGAAGCCCTCCTCGACCACCTGATCACCGACGTCACCCGCTACACCGGCGGCCTCCCGACGGACGACTCCGCCCTGATCGCCATTCGACGAGACGGTTAG
- a CDS encoding FAD-binding oxidoreductase, protein MPMPIDRRQFLATLSGVALTTAFHPWPSRHRTTAPPDWQELDRRLDGRLLLRGSPGYADHRLGYNQLDDDQYPAAVALCTSPSDVQHCLDLARGHGLPIAARSGGHSYLGYSVPDGGLVVDLRSMAQVDVRPDGTTAIGPGARLIEVYTALARAGRLLPAGACPTVGIGGLALGGGIGVLARAYGLTCDRLTAAQVVTADGTLREASPDSEPDLHWALRGGGGGNFGVVTALEFRTEPAQDLTVFSLGFPAGSAADLLGAWLSWTPGTPRAFWSSLLINGGTPPDPHLVGCHVGPQSAADQLLDSLIATAGVRPDSRSVQTKDYLGAMTYMAGCSAKTLAQCRPTAEGGTLSRDAFLAGSRLVGPTPPDAGRVTDLLLGRDGSYLLFDALGGAVADLAPDATAFPHRAAPASIQIFTETTPAGRTGARDTVAALRDGLTRLGTEGSYVNYLDATLPDWGHAYYGTNLDRLRATALRYDPDAVFAFPQSVLNA, encoded by the coding sequence ATGCCGATGCCGATCGACCGCCGCCAGTTCCTGGCCACCCTCAGCGGCGTGGCCCTGACCACCGCCTTCCACCCCTGGCCCAGCCGCCACCGCACCACCGCACCACCCGACTGGCAAGAGCTCGACCGCCGTCTCGACGGCCGCCTCCTCCTCCGCGGCTCCCCCGGCTACGCCGACCACCGCCTCGGCTACAACCAGCTCGACGACGACCAGTACCCCGCCGCCGTGGCCCTCTGCACCTCCCCCTCCGACGTGCAGCACTGCCTCGACCTGGCCCGGGGCCACGGCCTCCCGATCGCCGCCCGCAGCGGCGGCCACAGCTACCTCGGGTACAGCGTCCCGGACGGCGGCCTGGTCGTCGATCTCCGTTCGATGGCCCAGGTGGACGTCCGCCCGGACGGCACCACAGCAATAGGCCCCGGCGCCCGGCTGATCGAGGTCTACACGGCCCTCGCCCGGGCGGGTCGGCTGCTGCCGGCCGGTGCCTGCCCGACCGTCGGGATCGGCGGCCTCGCCCTCGGCGGCGGGATCGGCGTGCTGGCCCGCGCCTACGGCCTGACCTGCGACCGCCTCACCGCCGCCCAGGTGGTCACCGCCGACGGCACGCTGCGCGAGGCCTCCCCCGACTCCGAGCCCGATCTCCACTGGGCGCTGCGCGGCGGTGGCGGCGGCAACTTCGGCGTGGTCACCGCCCTCGAGTTCCGCACCGAACCGGCCCAAGACCTGACCGTCTTCTCGCTCGGCTTCCCGGCCGGCTCCGCCGCCGACCTGCTCGGCGCCTGGCTGAGCTGGACGCCGGGCACCCCGCGCGCGTTCTGGTCCTCCCTGCTGATCAACGGCGGCACCCCGCCGGACCCGCACCTGGTCGGCTGCCACGTCGGCCCGCAGAGCGCCGCCGACCAGCTCCTCGACAGCCTGATCGCGACCGCGGGCGTGCGCCCCGACAGCCGCAGCGTCCAGACCAAGGACTACCTGGGCGCGATGACGTACATGGCCGGCTGCTCCGCCAAGACCCTCGCCCAGTGCCGTCCGACCGCCGAGGGCGGCACCCTCTCCCGCGACGCCTTCCTCGCGGGCTCCCGGCTGGTCGGCCCGACCCCGCCCGACGCCGGCCGGGTGACCGACCTGCTGCTCGGCCGGGACGGCAGCTACCTGCTCTTCGACGCCCTCGGCGGCGCCGTCGCCGACCTCGCCCCGGACGCCACCGCCTTCCCCCACCGCGCCGCACCGGCCAGCATCCAGATCTTCACCGAGACCACCCCGGCCGGCCGCACCGGCGCCCGCGACACCGTCGCCGCACTCCGCGACGGCCTGACCCGCCTCGGCACCGAGGGCTCCTACGTCAACTACCTCGACGCCACCCTCCCCGACTGGGGCCACGCCTACTACGGCACCAACCTCGACCGCCTCCGCGCCACCGCGCTCCGCTACGACCCGGACGCCGTCTTCGCCTTCCCCCAGTCCGTCCTGAACGCCTAG
- a CDS encoding 8-amino-7-oxononanoate synthase, producing MVQPPVLRAEQTLAPAAVFDWLDEAAELRSRAGLTRTLRSRPAEDPVLDLASNDYLGLVHHPAVTGAAAEAALRWGGGATGSRLVTGTTALHTELERELAEFCGVEAALVFSSGYAANLAALTALTDPDTLIVSDAYNHASLIDGCRLSRSEVHRAPHDDPEEVAAALAARSHRRALVVSDTVFSVDGNAARLPELSAAARAHGAALLVDDAHGLGVLGPGGRGALAAAGLAGQPDTVATVTLSKSLGSQGGAVLGPARVIRHLTETARTFIFDTGLAPAAVGAALGALRLLRAEPQRADRTREVARTLSGSLRAAGLTASHPDAAVVSVQAPTPEAAVQWAADCRTAGLAVGCFRPPSVPDGISRLRLTARGDLTEAQIAEAVRIVVATAPVS from the coding sequence ATGGTCCAGCCCCCCGTGCTCCGCGCCGAGCAGACCCTCGCCCCCGCCGCCGTCTTCGACTGGCTCGACGAGGCGGCCGAACTCCGCTCCCGGGCCGGGCTCACCCGGACGCTGCGGAGTCGGCCGGCCGAGGACCCGGTGCTGGACCTGGCGAGCAACGACTACCTCGGGCTGGTGCACCACCCCGCCGTGACCGGGGCCGCCGCCGAGGCGGCGCTGCGCTGGGGCGGCGGCGCGACCGGCTCCCGGCTGGTCACCGGTACCACCGCGCTGCACACCGAGCTGGAGCGCGAGCTGGCCGAGTTCTGCGGGGTGGAGGCGGCGCTGGTCTTCTCCTCCGGCTACGCGGCCAACCTCGCCGCGCTCACCGCGCTGACCGACCCGGACACCCTGATCGTCTCCGACGCGTACAACCACGCCTCGCTGATCGACGGCTGCCGGCTCTCCCGCAGCGAGGTGCACCGCGCTCCGCACGACGACCCCGAGGAGGTGGCCGCCGCGCTCGCCGCCCGCAGCCACCGCCGGGCGCTGGTGGTCAGCGACACCGTCTTCTCGGTGGACGGCAACGCGGCCCGGCTGCCCGAACTCTCCGCCGCCGCCCGCGCGCACGGCGCGGCGCTGCTGGTGGACGACGCGCACGGGCTCGGCGTGCTCGGCCCCGGCGGCCGGGGCGCCCTCGCCGCCGCCGGGCTGGCCGGGCAGCCGGACACCGTCGCCACCGTGACGCTCTCCAAGTCGCTCGGCTCCCAGGGCGGGGCCGTGCTCGGGCCCGCCCGGGTGATCCGGCACCTCACCGAGACTGCCCGCACCTTCATCTTCGACACCGGTCTCGCCCCGGCGGCCGTCGGCGCCGCACTCGGCGCGCTGCGCCTGCTGCGGGCCGAACCGCAGCGCGCCGACCGCACCCGCGAGGTCGCCCGCACCCTCTCCGGCTCACTGCGTGCGGCCGGTCTGACCGCGAGCCACCCGGACGCCGCCGTGGTCTCCGTCCAGGCCCCCACGCCTGAGGCGGCCGTGCAGTGGGCCGCCGACTGCCGTACGGCCGGCCTGGCCGTGGGCTGCTTCCGTCCGCCGTCGGTGCCGGACGGCATCTCGCGGCTGCGGCTCACCGCGCGGGGCGACCTCACCGAGGCCCAGATCGCCGAGGCGGTCCGGATCGTGGTGGCCACGGCCCCCGTGAGCTAG
- a CDS encoding ZIP family metal transporter, whose translation MSGTQITLLGAIAGFTIYLGLPIGRLRRPAPRLKAGLNAVAIGILTFLLWDVLTHAWEPTDAALSDHHWGTALGGGAVLFLGLALGLAGLVHYDRHNARRLATAGGSPSRQLAWMIAVGIGLHNFAEGLAIGNSAAKGELSLAVLLIVGFGLHNATEGFGIVAPLTGEEQRPSWGLLGLLGLVGGGPTFAGTLVGQHLVNDTLSIAFLGLAAGSILYVVIELLAVARKAALKELTTWGILGGLLLGFATDAIVTAAGA comes from the coding sequence ATGTCCGGTACCCAGATCACCCTCCTGGGCGCCATCGCCGGCTTCACCATCTACCTCGGTCTGCCGATCGGCCGGCTCCGCAGACCCGCGCCCCGGCTGAAGGCGGGACTGAACGCCGTCGCCATCGGCATCCTGACCTTCCTGCTCTGGGACGTGCTCACCCACGCCTGGGAGCCGACCGACGCGGCCCTCTCCGACCACCACTGGGGCACCGCGCTCGGCGGCGGCGCCGTCCTCTTCCTCGGCCTCGCCCTCGGCCTGGCCGGGTTGGTCCACTACGACCGGCACAACGCCCGGCGCCTGGCCACGGCCGGCGGCTCGCCCTCCCGGCAGCTGGCCTGGATGATCGCCGTCGGCATCGGCCTGCACAACTTCGCCGAGGGCCTGGCCATCGGCAACTCGGCGGCCAAGGGCGAGCTCTCGCTGGCCGTCCTGCTCATCGTCGGCTTCGGGCTGCACAACGCGACCGAGGGCTTCGGCATCGTCGCCCCGCTCACCGGCGAGGAGCAGCGTCCGTCCTGGGGCCTGCTCGGTCTGCTCGGCCTGGTCGGCGGCGGCCCGACCTTCGCCGGCACCCTGGTCGGCCAGCACCTGGTGAACGACACCCTCAGCATCGCCTTCCTCGGCCTGGCCGCCGGGTCGATCCTCTACGTGGTGATCGAGCTGCTCGCCGTGGCCCGCAAGGCAGCCCTCAAGGAGCTGACCACCTGGGGCATCCTGGGCGGCCTGCTGCTCGGCTTCGCCACCGACGCGATCGTCACCGCCGCCGGCGCCTGA